The Corallococcus caeni DNA segment GTCCAACAGTCTAGGGGCGGGGCGATCCGCCTCAAGAAATCGGCCGGAGCCCGGGGCACCCCCACGGCGGGAGCCCGCGAAAACCCCGGGCGGATGCCGCAGAATGGAGCCCCGTGACCGCCTTCGTCCCTGATGCCGCCCGCCTCTCCCCCGAGGCCCTCGTCGCGGCCCTGCGTGAGCTGGAGCCCCGCACGGCCGCCGTGCTGGTCCGGCGGCTCGTGGAGCGCCGGCCCCTGGCGGAGTGCGCGGCCTGGTACGGGATTTCAAGCGGCGCCTTCTCGGTGCTCCTGCTCCGCTCCGCGGAGGCCCTGTCCCGGCAGCTGGAACTGCCCGCGAGGTCCCCCGGGAGCCAGGAGGAAGCCACCGCCTGGGAGCGGATGCTGGCCATGGCCGTGGAGAAGGACACCGCGCCCGTGCCGGTGGCGCTCGCCCCCGTGGCCTGGCTGTGCCGGCGGATGCACGAACTGGGACCTGAAGTGGAGGCCGGGCTGGCCCGGGCCGCCGAGGCCGACGCGAACTCACCCGGAAGGGCGCGGGAGGAATGGCTGCGCAAGCTGGCCGTGGCCGCGCTCCTGGCCCTGACCGCCTGGCTCTACTGGTCCCGGCCCCCTGAGCCCGAACCCCGCCCCGAGCGCCGCATGCGCTCCCCCGAGCGCCGCTGACTGGACGCGGCCCGGAGCGGACGCATATGGGTAGGCCCATGCGAGCGACCCGGTCATGGCTGGCCCTCCTCATCGCGGGAATCGCGCTGACGGGCTGCACGAAGCACGTGGACACCCGGGTGGCCGGGGACGACGACGCGGCCCTCGACGGCATCGAGGCCCGCCTCGACGAACTCCGGGCCCGCGAGCAGGGAGACGACCTGACGTGCGCGCAGCAGTGCGACGTGTCCGCGAAGACGTGCGCCACGGCGGAGGAGCTCTGCGGCCTCGTGGAGCGGCAAGCCGACCGGGACGACCTGCCGCCGCGCTGCGCCAGGGCGCGCGAGCAGTGCGCGGGCGCGGGTGACGGCTGCACGCGGTGTCAGGCGCCCTGAAGAACCGCCCATGCGTCGCCTCTGACTCCGTGCCTATGATGGGCCGGATTGAGGAGCCTCCCCATGATGACCCGTCTCTCGTTGATGCTCGCTGCCTCGTCGCTCGTGCTGGCGGCCCCTGCCCTCGCGGAGGACGACGGCCTGACGCCGGAGAAGGTGGCGGCCATCCAGCGCGATGAGGCCGCGGCCCAGGCGAAGGTGAACGCCGACCACGGCAACCGGAAGCCGTCGGAGATGAGCAACGCGGAGCGCGGCCAGGCCATCCGCGACCAGCAGAAGGAAGCCGCCAAGGTCATGGAGAAGCACGGCGTCTCCGCGAAGGAGTTCGCCACCTTCACGGCCCGGATGACGCCCGAGGACAACCAGCGCGCCGCCAACGAGGCCAAGCGACTCGACGACAAGGCCAAGGCCGAAAAGGAAGCCGAGGCCAAGAAGCGCAAGGGCGACGGCGAGGTCCACATCCAGCAGGGCTTCAGCGACGCGGACCCCGTGGAGCTGGAGTCCGAGGAGGGCGCGGAGCCCTCCGTGGACGTCGACGGCAGCCTGGACAGCAGTGCGTCGGCGGGTGCGCCGGTCGTGGACATTGGCTCCAGCGCCGGCACGGTGAAGAAGTCCTTCACCCGGAAGTCGTCCAAGTCCTCACGCCGCGGCAGGTAAGCCCCGCCGCGGCACCGGACCACCGACGGGGCCGTCAGCGGCCCTGGGAGGCCAGCTCCCGCGACCGCGCCTGCCACACCTCGTCGTACGGGCAGGAGCAGTCGGTCTCCTCCGGCTCCGGGTAGGCGTACGTCTGGCCCTTGTAGTTGCGGAACAGGGTCTCCCGCTCGCCCCGCTCGATGACGTAGTCGGGCTGGAGGGTGACCTTCCCTCCTCCACCCGGCAGGTCCACCGCGAGGTGCGGCACCGCGAGCCCGCTGGTGTGACCGCGAAGCTGCTGGAGGATCTCCAGTCCCTTGGCGATGGGCGTGCGCAGGTGCTCGCATCCCTCCGCCACGTCCATCTGGTGCAGGTAGTACGGCCGCACGCGGCTGCGCAGGAGCACGTGCGACAGCTCCTTGATGATGCGCGCATCCGAGTTGAGCTGCCGCATCAGCACCGCCTGGTTCTCCACCGGCACGCCATGGTCCACCAGCCGCTCGCACGCCTCACGGGCTTCGGGCGTCACTTCCTTCGGGTGGTTGAAATGGGTGATGACGTAGACGGGCGCGTACCGGCGCAGCAGGCGCGCCAGCGAATCCGTGACGCGCATGGGCAGCACCACCGGCACGCGCGTCCCGATGCGGATCATCTCCACGTGGGGAATCTCGCTCAGCGGCGCGAGCAGCGACTCCAGCCGCTCCTCGCCCAGCAGGAACGGATCGCCGCCGGAGATGAGCACGTCGCGCACCTCCGGGTGGTTGCGCACGTAGTCGATGCCCCGGCGCATCTGGTCCTTGGTGAGCTCCGCCTCGCCACCCTTGGTGATGCGCCGCCGCGTGCAGTGGCGGCAGTAGACCGAGCACGTATCCAGGGCAAGGAACAGCACCCGGTCCGGATACTTGTGGACGATGCACTCCTCCGGGCGCGTCTTGTCCTCGCCGAGCGGATCCTCCAGCTCCCCGGGCCGCACCCGGGCCTCCGCGCGCACCGGAATGGACTGCATGCGCACCGGGCACGACGCGTGCTCCGGGTCGATGAGCGACAGGTAGTACGGGCTGATGCCAATCCGAAACAGCGAGGACGTCTCCTGCACCCCGGCGCGCTCCTCCGGGGTCAGGCGCACGTAACGCTCCAACTGCTCCAGATTGCGCACCGAGTGACGCTGCTGCCAGCGCCAGTCCGTCCACTCCGCGTCGGTCGCGGACGGGAACAACCGGGCCCGTCCCTCGGCACTGAGCGAAGGACGGAGGGACGGCTTGAGCGCCGTCCCGACCGCGGAGGAGTCCATCACGCCGCCTTGGGCTGATCCCGCCACCACGCCTGGCCGGACTCCGGCAGCGTGTCGATGGGGTCGAAGTACTCGTACTTCCGCTCGAGCGCGCCGGGGTCGTTCGCCTCCACGCTCGTGCGGTAGTTCTTGGTCCAGTAGGAGATGCCGCGCTCGCGGTCGTACTCCGCCACCTGGTGGATCCACCGCTTCCCCACGAACGGCACGTCACAGACGATGCGCGGCGTGGCGAAGCCCGGCATGTAGCCCATGATGTCGTGCTGGAGCTTCTGCGCCTGCGCCACCGACAGCCGCCAGTGCTCGCTGTTGGGGATCATGTCGCACATGTAGAAGTAGTACGGCAGGATCTTCGCGTGGTCGAGCAGCGTGAAGCACAGGTCCAGGAGCGCCTTGGGGCTGTCGTTCACCCCGCGCAAGAGCACGCCCTGGTTGCGCACGTCGCGGAAGCCCATGTCGAGCAGCTTGCGCACCGCCTTGCCCACGAGCGGCGTGAGCTGCTGCGCGTGGTTCACGTGCGTGTGCAGCGCCAGGTCCACGCCGCGCTCCACGGCCTTCTTCGCCAGCCGGTCCAGCCCCGCCAGCACGCTGTCCTGGAGGAAGTGCTGCGGCAGCGCCATGAGCCCCTTGGACGCCAGGCGGATGTCGCGGATGTTCGGGATGTCCATCAGCGCGCTGACGAACGGCTCCAGCGCCTGGATGGGCAGGTTCGCGATGTCGCCGCCGGACACCACCACGTCGCGCACGGTGGGCGTGCGGCGCAGGTAGTCCAGCATCTGCTCGTAGCGCTCCTTCTGCCCCGTCGCGAACTTGTGCTTGGAGACCTGCGGGACGTCGTTGCCCACCAGGTCCATGCGCGTGCAGTGGCCGCAGTACTGCG contains these protein-coding regions:
- a CDS encoding KamA family radical SAM protein, with the translated sequence MSTTSTRGKPDAGPAQQPFTYPLRKEFVEPDWRRIPGFKDVTAAEWESSVWQRKHTVKNLRELKATLGELLPDDLAASMELDQKERATMSILVPPQMLNTMNLEDLWSDPVRRYMLPALADRRTDWPNHPRASRDSLHEADMWVVEGLTHRYPTKVLAEMLPTCPQYCGHCTRMDLVGNDVPQVSKHKFATGQKERYEQMLDYLRRTPTVRDVVVSGGDIANLPIQALEPFVSALMDIPNIRDIRLASKGLMALPQHFLQDSVLAGLDRLAKKAVERGVDLALHTHVNHAQQLTPLVGKAVRKLLDMGFRDVRNQGVLLRGVNDSPKALLDLCFTLLDHAKILPYYFYMCDMIPNSEHWRLSVAQAQKLQHDIMGYMPGFATPRIVCDVPFVGKRWIHQVAEYDRERGISYWTKNYRTSVEANDPGALERKYEYFDPIDTLPESGQAWWRDQPKAA
- a CDS encoding KamA family radical SAM protein translates to MDSSAVGTALKPSLRPSLSAEGRARLFPSATDAEWTDWRWQQRHSVRNLEQLERYVRLTPEERAGVQETSSLFRIGISPYYLSLIDPEHASCPVRMQSIPVRAEARVRPGELEDPLGEDKTRPEECIVHKYPDRVLFLALDTCSVYCRHCTRRRITKGGEAELTKDQMRRGIDYVRNHPEVRDVLISGGDPFLLGEERLESLLAPLSEIPHVEMIRIGTRVPVVLPMRVTDSLARLLRRYAPVYVITHFNHPKEVTPEAREACERLVDHGVPVENQAVLMRQLNSDARIIKELSHVLLRSRVRPYYLHQMDVAEGCEHLRTPIAKGLEILQQLRGHTSGLAVPHLAVDLPGGGGKVTLQPDYVIERGERETLFRNYKGQTYAYPEPEETDCSCPYDEVWQARSRELASQGR